The stretch of DNA ACCTGTATTAGAAGAGGTTTCTACTTCAAATTCGCCAGCGAGATATCCTTCATCAACTAAATATTGAATACAGTCTTGTGCTGATGGGAAAGTACCGAAATTACCTTCATTTAAAATATCCTTAAGTTCATAGCCATTATCTAAAAAATTCAAAACATTGAAAATTTCTAATTTTTGTTCACTCACATAAACACCTTTCATACTTCATTAGCAATGGTTGAAATTGCTAAATCTACTAATTAAACTCTCAATTAAGAAAGCATATAAATTTAATAATAGTTATATTATATCTTTTAGTTAATTTAATGTTTTGCATAAAATATTCGTTTTTTCTTATAAAAAACACAAAATTATTCAAAATTTACCTAATTGCATAGATTATTAATATTTAAACCAACCAATAGCATTATATGAAAACCTGTCCAAAATGCATGCGTGAATTGAAAAAAGTTTTTCACGGAGAACCTGATGATGAATTGGCTGTCGAATCAATGGACAATAAAGTCATCCTAGGAAACTGCTGCATAAATGAATATAATTATTATTGCGAATATTGTGATGAATTTTTCCAAATGTAATCATATATGTAAATAATAATATTCCAATTTCTATTTTTATTGTACAATACTCATTACATGAGAAAATCTTAATTAAACAATACCTTTTTATAAAAATTTAACATAATATGTATCATAGGTTAAAATTTATCAATGAAAAATAATATTTTGGGAATTTCAACTTTAAGATTGAAATTGAAACTTGGAAACTATCATAAACAATATTACTTGTTGAATAACAAAAAAAACGAAACACAACCGTTTCACTATATGAAAAGCCCCCCATCATTTATAAGAAAAATAATATAACCTAATAGGTATAAACGTGATTTAAATGAGCAAAATTAATTTAAAAAACATTACAGAAATCATGAAACGTGATTTTAAAGCATCATTTTCAAATCCCATAGTTACAATCGTATTAGTTGCAATTATTATTTTACCTTCCCTTTATGCTCTTTTAAACATTCAGGCATGCTGGAATCCATATGAAAACACTAATGAAGTGGAATTTGCAATAGCTAATTTGGATAATGGATCAACAATAGATGGTACAAAAATAAATGTTGGTAATGAAATTGTTAAGGATTTGAAAAACAATACGAAATTCAATTGGAAATTCGTAAGTGAAGATGAACTGCAAAAGGGTGTTCATGATGGAGATTACTATGCAGGTATTATAATACCTAAGAATCTGAGTAAAAATATTGCTTCAATCATGACAGACAATCCAAAACAGGCTGAACTTGAGTACCTTGTAAACATTAAATCAAATCCTGTTGCTACAAAATTAACTGACACAGGTGCAAATACAGTTTATACAACAGTTAATGCAAAGATTGTTCAGATAATAAACCTTGCAGCTTATGGAAAACTTGGTGAATTGAAAGATGGTCTTGCATCAGGTGCAAGTCAGTTATCAAGTGGAGGAAGTCAACTTTCTGCAGGTGCTGCAAAAATATCTTCCGGTGCAAGCCAGGTATCTTCAGGAGTTGGAGACGTGCAATCCGGAGCAAGTCAAGTTCAATCTGGTGCAGAACAAGTCCAACAAGGATCTTCTGCAGTCAATGATGGAGCAAATAAAGTCAAACAAGGTTCCTCATCCATTAAAGAAAGTGCCAACGAATTAGAACAAGGATCAGAACAAATACAATCCCAAGTCAACCCATCAACACTTCCAAGTCCTATGAAAGAATATGTTGAAGGAAACGTGAAACTTGCAAACGGAAGTGGAGAATTAGCTAAAGGTTCATCCCAATTAGCTGATGGTTCAGTTAAACTTGCTGAAAGCTCATCAAAAGTTGCAAATGGTGCTAGTGATGTTGCAGGAGGTGCAAACCAAGTAGCAGATGGTTCAGTTAAACTTGCAGAAGGTTCATTAAGCCTCGCTGCTGGTGCTCAAATGCTTTCAAGTTCTGCATCACAGGCATTATACACCGCAGCAGCCTCTCTTAGTTCATCTGCAAATTCACTTTCAAGCGTTACTGGAATCAACGAAACCCAACTTGGAGAATATTTCTTCTCACCAATAAAACTCGACAGACACGAAGAATTTTCAGTACCAGACTATGGATCTGAAGTAGCTCCATTCTATATTGTATTGTCAATGTGGGTTGGTGCAATTATTACCTGTGTAATGATTACTCCAGGAACTAGCCAAGGAACCAAATACACTCCAATTGAAATGTATATGGGTAAATTATCATTCTTTGTAGTTATGAGCATACTTCAAGCATTGGTAACAATAAGCGGAGCATATCTTTTAGGAATTTACATAACAAATGCACCACTATTCATTTTCTCTGCAATACTGGTGTCAGTAATCTTTATGATTCTGGTATATTCCATTATTTCCGCATTGGGCCAAGTTGGAAAAGGTATTGGAGTAGTCCTTTTAGTGCTTCAAATATCTGGAACTGGAGGAATATATCCAATTGAAATTATGCATCACTTCTTCCAGACATTGTATCCATATTTACCAATGACCTATGCAATTACATTGATTCGTGAAGCTCAATTAGGCGTGGTATGGTCAAATTACATGCCAGCACTGACTATTCTTGTAGGTATTGGAATAGTTACAATTATTGCTGCAGCACTCATTAAACAAAAAGCAGACAAATCTTCAAAATACTTTGAAGAACGTTTAAAAGAAAGTGGATTATTCTAGAAGTTAAACTTTTAACTTCTCTTTTTTTATTTTTTTAACTATAAACCTAATAAATCATTATCAGGATCAGAATTCTTAAATAGATTAACTTTAACATCATATTCCCATGCATATTTTAAGAGTCCTGCATAAATGACTTTCAAGTCTTCTTCTGAAAAGCCATCCAAATAATAGATTTTACCTTTACAATCGACATTCACCATGAATCTGATTAAATGCCTATATACAAAAATAATATGAGGATTATAAACAAGAATATCGTCAGTGATATATTCAGCCAAATTTTCCAGTTCAAAAATATCTGGTGTTAAAACTTCAACATTACAGTTTGGGAATTTATCTTTAATTATTTCTTCATAATCCACATCATCACCAATAATAGATATTAGATTAATCTCTATTAAAACTGATGTCCGTTCAAGATAATGGTTTACCTATAAACAGTTTCTTTGGAAACATTAATATGGAGTTATCAATAAAAATTTATTTTGAAAAAATCATATTAGATGAAACTATGACTCAGGAAAAGATTGATAAATTTGATTCAATGCCTTTTATTGCATTAATACACCACATATCTAAAAATAAACTAAGATATTCCATGAAAAATCCAAATAAAATAGATATGTTCCATGAGGGACGTTATTTAATGGAGATACATAAAAGGAAAAATTTATCTCAAGATGACCTTGCAGACATATTTGGCCAAAGCAAAGGAACAATTGCAAAAGCTTTGAGAAAACTAGAAGACAAAGAATATGTTAAAAGGACTATTGATGAAAACAATAGAAGAAAATACATACTAAATACAACAGAAAAAGGAGCTGAATTAGCTATTTTATTAACAGAAGACTTGCAAGACTGGGAATCGAAAGTCGGAATTGATAAGATAGATGAAAAAACAAGAAATCAGTTAAGAAAAATAGCAAGAAATAGTGAAGAGATACTTAAGGAAGAATAAAAAGGGATCCAGTATGGCAAATAAGAATGTAGAATTAATGAGAGGTGAACCTGAAATAGCTGTAAAAAAATTAGCTATTCCTATTATGATATCCATGATTTTAACCGCATTATACAATATTATCGATGGAATCTGGGTAGCCGGTCTTGGACCAACCGCTATTGCAGGAATCGGATTTGTAACACCAATATTTATGGTGTTGAATGGAGCAAGCGTTGGGCTTGGAAACGGTGCAACAAGTAGTATTGCAAGATTTATTGGTGCTAAGAATCATGAAATGGCGAATAAATCTGCAACACATTCATTATACATCTTTTTTATTGCATCAATTATTCTAACAATTGTATTATTGCTTGTTCAGGAACCACTGCTTAGAAGCTATGGTGCTACCGGACAAACATTAAATGAAGCAGTTTCATATGCCACACCAATGTTTTTAGGTTTAATTGCATTCATGTTTTCAAATGGTTGCAGCGGAATACTTCGTGGTGAAGGAGATATGAAACGTGCAATGTATGTAGTAGTCGCAACAGTGATTTTAAATGCGATATTGGACCCATTATTTATTTACACATTAGGATTAGGTTCTGCAGGTGCATCACTTGCAACAATTGTAAGCTCAGCAATTTCCGCATTGATAATGTTATACTGGATTTTAATTAAAAAAGACACCTATGTCAATGTTAACCTTAAAAACTTCAGATTTGACACCCACTTAACAAAAGACATACTAAAAGTTGGAATTCCTTCATCACTTGACATGCTCATTATGGCTATTGCAATGTCAATATATCTAATCATCATATCCCAAGTTGGAGGAGACTATGGAATTGCTACATTTACATCAGGTCAAAGATTATACTTATTTGCAATTATGCCCCTTACAGCTATTGGATCTGCAGTTATTGCAGTATCCGGAAGTGCATTTGGTGCGAAAAATGGAGATTATCTCTCAAGAGCACACAAATATGGATCTAAATTTGGTTTAGCATTAGGAACTGTAATCACATTGGTTTTAGTGGTATTTGCAACACCATTATCAACCATATTTGCATACACTCCAGAAACCGCAAATTTAGTTCCGGGAATTGCATTATATCTTCAGGTTGCATGTCCAACATTAATTTTAACAGGTATTGGAATACCATCAAGCTTCTTTTATCAGGGAATTGGAAAAGGAATATACAGTTTGATGTTTACTATACTTAGAGAAATCATATTCGTTGTTCCTTTAATAATATTATTCGTATATGTTATCCATTTGGACCTTTTAGGAATATGGCTAGGATTATGTATAGGAAGAGCCCTTGCAAGTATTATAAACTATATATTTGCAAGATATGAAGTTAAAAGAACAAGAGCAGAATTTGGAAATTAAGAGTTCACCCACTCTTAATCCATCCTATTTTTTAAAATTACATCACCATTAAAAATTGATTTAACCCTGTAAAATTGCATTAAAAAATAACTTACTAATTTATTAATCCCAAAATTAGATATAAGCAATGCAAATCAAAATTATAGAGGTTAAACAGTGAAAGAACAAGATTTTATAATGAAAACAAAACTAATCAAAGAAACATTCAAAGATCAACGCAAAATTAAATGTCAAATCCCAATTCAAAATTTAAACCTAGAACAGCACATCTACCAAGAAGGAAGCATTTTCATAACTGAAAAAGATGAAATTATAGACCTGGAACTGCAGATAACAGATTTTACCGAAGATGAACTTGTAAAATATGTGGAACTTGCAGAAGCACTATATGAAACAAACAATAAACATGTGTCAATATATATCATATGCCCCAATACAGTGAATATTTGCGTTAAAGAATGTGAAATCAAATCAGAATCAGATTTTACAATTAAATTAGCAGCTATTGAAGAAAATCCTGCACATATGCTGTTGAATATAATAAAAAATAAACTAAGTAAAGGTGAAATACTTGATAGCGAAGATTTGCATGCATTGTCAATGATGCCAATAATATGTAAAAAAGAAGAAAGGAATTATTTTAGAAAAGAATATTTCAAAATAATTAATGACATTACTTAATCATTTATTCCATTTTAAAATTGTTTTACCAAATCGAGAACTATAATCTTTATCAAATGACTCTTTCAAATCATTCAATGAATTAATTTCACATACGTTGGTAACCAATTTTTCCAAATATTCAAAAAGTTTAGGGTTTTGTTTGAGAGTATCCACAACTCCAACAAAATCTTCCCTCTCAGAACGACTATTACCTTGCATGACCAATCCTTTTTCCAAAACCATACGTGTATTGACAGGAATAGGATATTCACTTACACCAAACAGGTTTATTGTTCCTTGAGGATTTATTAAATCAATAATCTGCTCGATAGCTGATTGGGATGCACTTGAACCGACACATTCAAAAGCATGGTCAATTGCCAAATCATCAGGAACATTATGTATCTGATAGATTCCATCAACAAATGAAAATAGATTAAGATTTTCCAAATGTTTTCCAAAAATAAATACTATGGAATCAGGAAACTTCTCCTTTAAGAAAAGTGCAGTGATGAAACCTAAGTTTCCATCTCCCCAGACTCCCAAAATATCTTTTGGAGTGATAGCAATTTCATTAAATTTAGATATTCCCTGATATGCTACTGTCATTAATTCAATGAATGCAGAAACATGAGAATCAAATTCATCAGGGATTTTAACAACCCTATCAAAATTTAACCTGACCAAATCAGAAGTAAATCCATCAAAGCCACTGCCTCTGAATTTGGAACTATAAGAATAATTTAGCCTACAGACATCATCTGCAGTTGGAGTGTTTGGAATCATTACAACTTTATCTCCTGATTTAAGTTCACCTGATTCATCAAATACAACTTCCCCGATTCCTTCATGAATCAATGCCATAGGCAATTTTCTCTCAAGAACTTCTGCAGGACGTGAACCTTGATAGTATCTTTGATCAGCCTGACAAATTGAAAGATAGGTAGGCCTTACAATAACTCCATCAAGTTCAATTTCATCAATTGCTTCTTCAAAGAATTTTGGAGATTTTAATCTGTAAACAATATTAATCATGAATATCCTCAAGTATTGTATTTGCTAATTTCAAATCATAAGGGTATGTAATTTTAATATTTGTCACTTCACCATCGACTAGATATACATCTTCATCTTTAAGTGCAAATATTTTACATGCATCTGTAAGTATATTAGATTCTTCTTCTGTTAAACTATTGATTAAGTTAAAAAGTTTCTTTATATTAAAGCTCTGTGGTGTTTGACCTTGGTAATAATAATCCCTTACAGGGATACTTTCAATAGTCTTACCATTTATGCTCTCAACAATAGTATCAGTAGACGGAACTACAGTATCACATGCACCATATCTTTTTGCAGCATCAATATTATCTTCTATAATTCTATGAGTTACAAAAGGACGAACAGAATCATGAGTGAGAATAATTGAATTATCATCAATTCCGAAATTCTCATCAATATAATTAATACCGTTCATCAAAGTGTCATTTCTTGTTGCACCACCCTCAATAACAATAATATCATCATTATGTGGAATGTATTCTTCAATTAAATGATTAGTGTGATTAATGAAATTTTTAGGTATTAATACAATTATCTTATCAATTTTTTCGTTTATAACAAATTTTTCAATAGTATGAATAATGACAGGTTTATTTCCTAATGTCAAAAATTGTTTAGGTGTGTCAGTACAACCCATTCTTGATCCAATTCCACCAGCCAAAATTGCTGCAAAAATCATATAAAATTACTCCTTTTCAAAAATTAATTAAAATTTCTTATTATATAATCTTTAAAAAATAGTATATAATAATTTTCAATATTAATCCTTTGAAGAATAATCCAACATTAAAATGTTCAAAAATGTAAGATAAATCTTAATGTATATATAAATAGAACAATATAAAATATATGGGTTATTGGAATTTTATATTTCCAACTGACTGATTTATGATAATTCGGAGTAATCAAATATGAGATGTGTTGGTACTGTCGTACGTGGAATAAGAACCCCAATTATTAAAGAAAATGATGATTTAGCAACCATAGTAGTTGACTCGCTTATGGCTGCAAAAGAAAGTGAAGGATTTGAATTTAAAGACAAAGATGTAGTTGCAATTACTGAAGCAGTTGTAGGTATTTCAGAAGGAAACTATGTAACTGTTGATGATGTTGCACAAGACTTGCAGAATAAATTCCCATCTAAAAACATTGGAGTAACAAACCCAATTTTAAGTAGAAACAGATTTTCTATCATCTTAAAAGGTATTGCAAGAGGAATGGATAAAATTACTCTTTTAACTTCTTTCCCTGCAGATGAAGTGGGAAATGGAATTTTAGATGAAGAAGTTTTAGACAACAGCGAATACAATTTAGCAAGCGTCATTTCTGAAGAAGAATACAAAAAAACATTCGGATCATGGAAACACCCATTTACTGGAATTAACATGATTGATTTTTACAGAAAATTGATTGAAAGTGAAGACTGTGAAGTTGAATTTGTCTTCTCCAATGATGTAAAAACAATTCTTGATTATAATACTGATATTTTAACCTGTGATATCCATACAAGAGAAAAAACTACAAAATTACTCAAAGCTGAAGGAGCTAACGTCTATGGATTACACAATGTCCTAACCGAACCAATAGGAGATTCTGGTTTTAACCCAAAATACGGAGTACTTGGTTCAAACAAAGCAACTGAAGAAAAATTAAAATTGTTCCCAAAAACCGGTGACAAATTGGTTGCTGAAGTACAAAAAAGATTAATTGAAATTAGTGGAAAACAAATTGAAGTTATGGTTTACGGTGACGGTGCATTCAAAGACCCAGTAGGACACATTTGGGAATTAGCTGACCCTGTTGTATCCCCTGCGCACACCAGCGGATTAATCGGAACTCCAAATGAAATCAAATTAAAATATGTTTCTGACAACAAATTCGCAGACCTTAGAGGGGACGAATTAAAAGAAGCTATTAAAGAAGAAATCAAAAACAAAGATTCAGATTTAACTGGACAAATGATTACACAAGGAACCACCCCAAGAAGATTAACTGATTTAATCGGTTCATTATGTGATTTAACCAGTGGTTCTGGAGATAAAGGAACTCCAGTTATATTTATCCAAGGATACTTTGACAATTTAGCAAATGACTAAATTTCAAAATCCTACTCTTTTTTTATTTTAAAAAAATAGTTAAAAAGTCTTATTTTATTCATTGAAAAAAAAGTTTTTAGAAAGAAGTAAGTAAATTACTCCTCCAATAATATAACATTTTTAGGATCAATTTTTAAGTATTTAGGAACTTCAAGTTCATGATCATAAATTAATTTATCTAATTTCCACCAAAGACCATTTTCCAATGTTATTTCCCATTCAAAAGGTCTTTCTAATTTTGTTGAATTTTCTGTTTCAACAACATTAACATCATCTGGATTAGCAGGATTAAAATCATGCGCTCTTATTCCAACATGAGTAATATTCTGCGAAATCTTTTTAGATACTTCAAGGGTAATTCCCCATTCCAAAGCTTTGACATGATAATCATCAATAATTTCTACTTTAGAAATATTTTTACATCCTGTGAGTTTAGCAACCTGAACTTTACCAGGATTTTCAAATACATCATGAGTATGTCCTTTTGCAATAATCTTACCGTCCTCAATTACCAATATTTCATCACAAAATTGGAACGCTTCATCACGGTCATGAGTAACCAAAATAGACAATCCATTATAAGTATTTAGTAAATTAATGAGTTCTATACGTAATCTTTCTTTTAAAACAGTATCCATAGCACTGAATGGCTCATCCAACAAAATAACTTCAGGACCATATGCCAATATACGAGCTAAAGCTACCCTTTGTTGTTGACCACCAGACAATTGTCTAGGATATCTTTTTTCCAAACCATGCAAATGAAAACGTTCAATCAATTCAGAGACAAAACTTTCATCATCATCTTCAGATAAACCTACAGCTACATTTTCCTCAACAGTCATATTTGGAAATAAAGCATAATTCTGAAATAAGTAACCTACTTTTCTTTTCTGAGGTTTTAAGTTAATTTTTTTATTGGAATCATAATAAACAGTTTCTTCACCATCTGTATCCAAACTTACAATACCATTATCTGGATCTACAATACCTGCAACAGATTTTAGTGTCATACTTTTACCGCAACCAGACGGGCCAAGAATACCCAAACATCCCTTTTTCAATTCAAAACTAACATCTAAATCAAATTCTTTAAGTTTCTTTTGGATATCTACTTTTAACAATTTATTACTCATAATCCAACACCCAATAAATAAGAATGAAATAAAATCATTTCTATACAACTAATTATTCCATTGTTTTTCTTTACGTATAGAAATAAAATCCATTATAAAAATAGCTATAAATGATATGATAATAATGACTATTACATAATTAAAAGCCTCACCCATATTACCTGCAGCCACTTCAGAGTAAACCGCCATAGGGAGGGTTCTGGTTTGTCCTGCAATATTACCTGCAATCATAGCTGTAGCACCAAACTCACCTAAACCACGAGCATAAGCAAGAATTCCACCACTAATGATTCCTGGCAATGCATTTGCAAATAAAACTTTCCAGAAAATTTTCCACTCGGACATACCTAATGTACGACCAGCATCTACCAAGTTATTGTCAACTTGTTCAAACGCACCACGAGCGGAACGATACATTAAAGGAAAAGACATGACTACTGCAGCAAGAACTGTTGCAGACCATGAAAAAGCTATTTTCACAGTGAAAAAGTCTATAAAAAACTTACCGATAGGTCCTCTAACACCAAAAATATACAATAAAAAAAATCCTACAACAGTAGGTGGCAATACGAGAGGTAATGTGAATATACCATCAAGCACTACTTTTATTGTGTCATTTTTAATTTTAATGATACCCCATGCAACAATTAAACCTAAAAAAAAGGTTATGAAAATTGATATACTTGCAGTTTTCATTGAAATTAAAACAGGGGACCAATCCATCATGTCAGTATATATCTCCTTTAACCTTATTAAATTTTTATATGAATAGATTTAATAAAATCTATTCATGAATAGTGAATCCATAGTCTTCAAATACACTTTGAGCTTCAGGAGTTTGTAAGAACTCCATGAATTTATCTGCAGCATCTGCATGTTCAGAATCTTTGAGTGGAGCTACAGGATAAACGATAGTTTTTAATGAATCTTCCGGAGCTTCACATACTACTTTAACATCATCATTGGATTGAGCATCAGAAGTATATACAAGACCATAGTCAGCAGATCCTTGAGCTACTTGGTTTAATACAGCAGTTACATCAGTTGCTAAAGATAATTGATCTTCAACAGAATCCCATACACCAAGGTTGTGTAATGATTCATTAGCATATTGTCCAGCAGGTACAGATTCAGGATCACCAATTGCAATAGTACCATTTACATCTTTTAATTCTTCAAATGAAGTAATGTTAGAATCAGAGTCAGCAGGTACAATTAAAACAAGTTTGTTTTCTAAGAATTTTACATTTGAAGCATTGTCAACATAACTTTCGTTAATTAAAGCATCCATTTGTTTGTTACCAGCAGACATGAAAACATCTGCTTTTAAACCGTTTTCAATTTGTTTTTGTAAGTCTCCACTAGAAGCGTAAGTAGGAGTTACAGTTACACCAGGATATTTTTCTTCAAACATCGGGATTAATTTTTCATCATAAACGTTTTTTAAACTAGCCGCAGCTGCTAATTGTACATCTTGACCATTTAAACTAGAATCAGTAGAAGTACCTAATGAACCAGTAACATATAAACCTGCAGCAATAATGACTATAATTGCTACAACAGCAATGATTATCTTTTTAGTATCCATTGTTTTTTCTCCATTTAATAATTTAACAAATAATACACTATCAGACAACAAAAAATAAACCCAAGATTAGTAAAAATTAGTAATAACTTATCACATGCACTTCTGCAGACCATAAGATTACAATAATTAAAATAAATATTAGTAAACTGAATATTTATTATCCAATTTTATAATATTTCATAAAATTTTTTTACTAATCTTGAATCAAGATTCAATTATCATGATTAGTAATTATAATTTAACTACATAATGATATATAAATCTTTTCATATCGTCATAAATAATTACATATCGATTAAAAATAAAAAATAAAAATAAATAAAATATTTATAAATAATAAAAATAATTAAATTTAAGTCAAATATTTGATTAAAATAATATTACACATCAACATATAATGACAAATACTTTTTAAGAACACACACGAACAAATACCAATATTTTTCATTTCAATAAAAAAAGAGATTGGGTAAAATCCCAAAATTAAAACTATACTTTTTGGAAAACAATGAAATTATGAGATTTGCCTTCAGGAATATCCTCACCAATTTCAGTATTCAAATAAGTCATTTTAAGATCGTGTTTATTGAATACTTCTTCAAGCTCTTCAGGAGAACTTCTAAATGCAGTTGGCGGACCTTTTGGAACTTCCCAAGCCTTATAATCCATTATTGCAATTTTACCATCTTTTTTAATGATTCTCTTAAATTCTTCGATAGCTTCATCCATAGTTCTTGATGCTTTAAAACCATGGAATACATTAACCATCAAAACAACATCGATTGATTCATCTTCAATGCCAGGAATTCCTTTTGGAATATCTGCTTCAATGTTAATTAAATTTTCAACACCATTTTCTTTTTTGTAGGTTTCCATATCTTCAATAGATGCATCATATACATCTACAGCATAAACAGTACCGTCAGGAAGATATTCTTCAATTACTTTAATTGCAATGTGGCCATCTCCACATCCAGCATCCATAAAAGTTTCATTACCTTTAAGATCCAATTCACCCAATATTTCATCAGAATCTAAAAAATGTACACTTGAAAATCCAT from Methanobrevibacter sp. encodes:
- the modA gene encoding molybdate ABC transporter substrate-binding protein, which codes for MDTKKIIIAVVAIIVIIAAGLYVTGSLGTSTDSSLNGQDVQLAAAASLKNVYDEKLIPMFEEKYPGVTVTPTYASSGDLQKQIENGLKADVFMSAGNKQMDALINESYVDNASNVKFLENKLVLIVPADSDSNITSFEELKDVNGTIAIGDPESVPAGQYANESLHNLGVWDSVEDQLSLATDVTAVLNQVAQGSADYGLVYTSDAQSNDDVKVVCEAPEDSLKTIVYPVAPLKDSEHADAADKFMEFLQTPEAQSVFEDYGFTIHE
- a CDS encoding class I SAM-dependent methyltransferase — translated: MNGHRAHGFSSVHFLDSDEILGELDLKGNETFMDAGCGDGHIAIKVIEEYLPDGTVYAVDVYDASIEDMETYKKENGVENLINIEADIPKGIPGIEDESIDVVLMVNVFHGFKASRTMDEAIEEFKRIIKKDGKIAIMDYKAWEVPKGPPTAFRSSPEELEEVFNKHDLKMTYLNTEIGEDIPEGKSHNFIVFQKV